The nucleotide sequence GCTCCTCGCGTCGAGCCTCGCGCCCCTCGTCGAGGACCTCGCCGCGGAGGGTTTCCGCCGCCTTGGTTTCCGCCACCTCGACCCCCCCGGATGCGGGGGTGGCGGAAATACGACGTCGAGCGCGGTCCGGGCGCCTCGACCCCGGGGAAGATTTCCGCCGAGGGCCGGCCGCCTCGCCGAGGGGCCCTCGACCCCTTGCGCGCGCCGAGCTCGCCGAGCTCGAGGCCCTCGACCCGGCCCCGGCCTCCCCGTCGCCCTCGACCTCGGCGGGATCGCCCGCCTCGACCAGGACCCCCGCGGCAACGTGCGACTCGGCCGAACCCCTCGGCGAGGCCCTCGCGCCGAGCCTCGCCACGCTCGCCGAGGAGCTCGCCGCGAGCGATCTTGCGCCGAAAGTGGAACTGTGTAAGGGTCCGTCCGGATGGTCCTCAACCAATCAACCCGCCGGCACCAGTAGCCGGTAATCAAAATGCGCGTATCAAGCGTGCGGTTCCGCATAGCCACCGAATCAGCAGAACGAGTATCCCATGCCGCTTACCCCTCAAATTGACAAGGACATCCGCGCCCGGTTTAAGTCTTTACAGGCCAAGGGCACCGATCTTGTGCAGCGGATGAAGCAGGAGGTTCGTCACAATGTGTACGACCTCACTTCTTTTGGTGACGAGTATTTCGCATTTCGGACGAGCTGTGTCACTCTCATCGAATACCTGTCGCACGGGTCAGGGCGACTGGCGAATGTCGTCAAGGAGATTTATGAGCAGGGCGAGACTTATCTCGGTGCACGGGCACTACTTGGCATAATTTGCGGCTTGTCTGATGACTATGATAACGGATTGCTCGATAGCATGTTTGCTCGAATGGAAGCAGAAATCGCTGCTGACTACCTGGGGCAGGCAGAAGCTCTTCTCAAGGAGGGACAGCCGGGTAAGCACGACCATGTCCCTGCCGCGGTTCTGATAGGGGCGATTCTGGAAAAGACGCTTCGTGACCTCTGCCGTAGACAAAGTCCACCCATTCCTTTGGTTACGCCTGCGGGCGGACCCAAAATGCTAAACGGCCTCATTGACGAACTAAAGAAGGCGGGGGTTTTTAATGAACTCAGAGCGAAACAGCTTCGCCATTGGGCGGATGTTAGGAACGCGGCAGCACACGGTGACTTTGAAAAATTTACTCGTGCTGACGTCGACTCGATGCTTTCAGGGGTTGGTCAATTTTTAGCAGATTACTCGTAGACGACTGAAGGGGCGCGGTAAGCGACGCCCAATGCTCGCCCCTGGAGAGAACTTCCCACGATAGGAGATGACGAGTGTCCGCATATACACTTAAAAAGAAGCGCAATACGGATGAGCTGCATCTGTTCGAGGCCATGAAGCAGACAAACGGTCAAATTAGCCCCAAGCCACTGTCCGTGTGTCGAAAGATGAGCGCCAACGAAATGAGCAAAAACGAATTCATTGGTCTTTCTGACTTGCAGGCGCGTATCCGTTGTGCGGCAATAGGCCGTTCGGTGTGCGGCACCTGCGTCAGTCACTTGTACGCAAGGTATTAGTCACAGCAATGGTGTCGCTATGATGTCACGTAGCACTACCTCGATGCCCGAGTCGCCACGAGGTCGAGCTCCACGAGATGCTATCCGTCGCCTTCGATCGCGAGACTTTCTTTACGCTCAGGCTCGAAGCCATCGACCCCTCGGATTCGATGGCTGATTTCGAGCACCTCATGGAGTACAAATAAACTCGGGATTCGACCCGATCGACGTCCTCACCCCGACGATCTCGAGCAGAACCAGGCGTGATCCCGCCTCCCCGGGGGGGCTCCGCTTCCACTTCTCCAGATCGTCGTCCTCCGCGTCCTCGAGCAGATCGTTCTCTTCCTCGGTCGCCAGATCGAACGGAGCCCCCTCGACCGCATCGAGGATCGGAGCCCGCTACCGGATGCTGGGGTGGCGGAAGTACGGCATCGAACGATGCCGACCTCGTCGCGATTGGTGAAACGATCTGGGCGACAGGGCTTGCGCGTGTGTGGCTCATGTGGGAGGGTCCCATGTCCGTTCGTCGTGGTGGGTTTGCTCTCGGTGGATTAGCTCGCGTTCATGGATTGTAGCAATGGATGATGATGTCCTCGACGACCTTGTGCGTATAGTTCGACGTTGTGAGCGTGCAGCGAACACGCTCGACGCTGAGCCAATTGCATCGGCCTGTGCTCGCCTTCGGAAGGAGGCCGAAGATATTGCTAAGGCATCCTCGGGAGGATTGCTAGGGTATCATTCAACCGTATACACCGAGGGACTCCGCCCCAGAGGCCCGGGAGATTACTTTGACACAGAATGGGGCGGCGAGCGTGTATCTTCCGCGGGCACTCGAGGTGGACCGTGGGTAATATACGATTACGAAGCCTTGATGACCGAGATAAGAGAGCGCGCAGGCGGTGTTGATGTCAAGGTTCTCGACGATGCCGCTGAGACAGTCAGGGAGATATTTGGCGATTGCCGCGATGAGTTGCTCCCTACGATTGACGCGCTTCTTGCGATTAAGGATGATGATGCAATCAAGAAGGTGCGCGCGGAAGTTGCGTCCCTGAAGCCATATTACACAGAACGAGAATTGTTCGAGGCGATGATCGCGGGCAAGGAGTTCGGCACTCGCGACCGCCGTGCGGCGGCGGAAGGTATACGTACCCCGCCACATCTAAAAGTCATTCTCTATGTCGCGTCAATACTTTCTTGTCAGAATGGGGTACGGGAGCTTGCAAAGCAGGCTCAGTACCTCGTCCGGTACCTTCAAAAGACCCGCAAAATGAAAGGGAAAACCGTGGCAAAAGTGGATGGCAAGATTTTTATTGGACACGGACGCTCTCGTGTGTGGAAGGATTTAAAGGACTTTCTGCAGGATCGTCTGAAGCTTCAGTGGGATGAGTTCAATCGCGACCCCACTGCGGGGCTCTCAACGAAAGAGCGCCTGGAAGGCATGCTGGACGAAGCCTGCTTCGCCTTCATCATCATGACCGCTGAAGACGAGCGGGCAGACCAGACCAAGCACGCACGGGCCAACGTTATCCATGAAGTCGGCCTCTTTCAGGGACGACTCGGTTTTAAGCGCGCCATTGTCTTGCTTGAACAGGGATGCGAAGAATTCTCGAATATCGTAGGTCTCGGTCAGATTCGCTTCCCGCCGGGCGATGTCGCATCCAAATTCGAGGATATTCGCTTGGTCTTGGAGCGTGAGGGCCTACTCTAGCCCACGCCCCCCACGTTCGCTTTCGACGTTGGCCCTATTATCGGATGCTTTAAGGATCCGCTTCCACGTCGCCGGCCCGTCTTCCCCTTCCTCGAGCAACTCGATCTCCTCATCGGTCGCCGGAACGAGCGGGGCCCTCTCGACCGCCTCGAGCACCGGATCCCGCTTGCACCCAGGCCCCTCGTCCCCGTCATCCTCGCCGACCTTCACGCGCCGCCTTCTTGCGGACCGACGCGCACGACCGCCGCGTGCTCATACACCCGCTCCGCGGTCCCGCCCCCGTAAAACCTCGCCATCTCCCGCTTGGGAAGCCACGTCGTGAAGATCGTCTTGAGCTCGGGCCGCTTGTGCCGATAATCGATCACGTCCCGCGTCCCGGTGATCCTGTCCGGAATCCACCCGGACGCGGCCGGCGCACCATCGAGCTCGTCCCCCACGTCATCGAACACCAGCACCGTCGCCCGCTTCGCCTCCCGCCGCGCCTCGATCGCCTCGGGACTCTCCCCGCGCACGTCCCGCACCGCGACGAACCGCGCCCCTCGCGCGATCCGCACCTGCTCCGCGAGCCGATCCGACGCGAACCGCGGCCGCTCTCCCGGCCTCGCCGCGGGCCCGCTCCCGAGCGCCGCCATCCGCGTGTCCTCGGGCAACGCGTCGAGCGCGCCCCGCTCGATCACGCGCCGGAGCATCACGCACGCCGCCGAGGTCTTCCCGACCTGGGGCTTGGGCCCGAGCAGGACCACATTCCGGCCCGCCTCGACGGCCTCCGTGAGCTCCCGCCGAACCCGTGGCCATTCCTTGATCCGCGCGTGTTTCAGCCGCTCGGCCGCCTCATCGTCCCCGGGGATCGCCCACTGGAAACGCGGCGGGATCGAGCGCAGGGCCGGAAGCAGCTCCCGCTGATACTTCGCCCGGACCTCGTCCTCCACGCACCCCGCACACACGCCCGGCAGGCGCGTCGTCCGCCCGCAGTCATTCGCGCACGCGTACACCCCGACGGGCGGCCCTGCAAAACGCGTCAAGGTCTCCGCCATCGATTGAAAGCCATCGCGCCTCATAAGTACCCACCTCCGGGCGAAGCCATCGAATCGTCCGAATCGAAGAGCTCGGGAGGAGCCTCCTTTTCGCAGGCATCCCCGAGCGGCTGCAATCCCACGGCCCGACGAGGACCGGGCCCCGCCGTCCGCCTGTCCTCGGTCATGGCCTGCTTCCAAGCGAACTTGATCCCCATGCGGATCCAGTTTTCCCAGGCTGCCCCCCAATCCGCCCAGCGCTGATCCTTTGCCCTCGCCTTGCTGCAAAACGTGGCGATCTCGTGATCCACGTCCGCCTCGGTCCACGCGAGCCCGGCCTCTTTCGCTTGGGCCAGCGCCCATTGACGCATCGTCGGTGAGGGAGCCCAGC is from Polyangium spumosum and encodes:
- a CDS encoding TIR domain-containing protein, coding for MTEIRERAGGVDVKVLDDAAETVREIFGDCRDELLPTIDALLAIKDDDAIKKVRAEVASLKPYYTERELFEAMIAGKEFGTRDRRAAAEGIRTPPHLKVILYVASILSCQNGVRELAKQAQYLVRYLQKTRKMKGKTVAKVDGKIFIGHGRSRVWKDLKDFLQDRLKLQWDEFNRDPTAGLSTKERLEGMLDEACFAFIIMTAEDERADQTKHARANVIHEVGLFQGRLGFKRAIVLLEQGCEEFSNIVGLGQIRFPPGDVASKFEDIRLVLEREGLL
- a CDS encoding ATP-binding protein; the encoded protein is MAETLTRFAGPPVGVYACANDCGRTTRLPGVCAGCVEDEVRAKYQRELLPALRSIPPRFQWAIPGDDEAAERLKHARIKEWPRVRRELTEAVEAGRNVVLLGPKPQVGKTSAACVMLRRVIERGALDALPEDTRMAALGSGPAARPGERPRFASDRLAEQVRIARGARFVAVRDVRGESPEAIEARREAKRATVLVFDDVGDELDGAPAASGWIPDRITGTRDVIDYRHKRPELKTIFTTWLPKREMARFYGGGTAERVYEHAAVVRVGPQEGGA
- a CDS encoding DUF4145 domain-containing protein, which encodes MPLTPQIDKDIRARFKSLQAKGTDLVQRMKQEVRHNVYDLTSFGDEYFAFRTSCVTLIEYLSHGSGRLANVVKEIYEQGETYLGARALLGIICGLSDDYDNGLLDSMFARMEAEIAADYLGQAEALLKEGQPGKHDHVPAAVLIGAILEKTLRDLCRRQSPPIPLVTPAGGPKMLNGLIDELKKAGVFNELRAKQLRHWADVRNAAAHGDFEKFTRADVDSMLSGVGQFLADYS